In Sphaeramia orbicularis chromosome 14, fSphaOr1.1, whole genome shotgun sequence, the following are encoded in one genomic region:
- the kcnip1b gene encoding Kv channel-interacting protein 1b isoform X2 — protein sequence MGAVVGTLTMQTKQRRPSRDKTDDELEMTMVCHRPEGLEQLEAQTNFTKQELQILYRGFKNECPSGVVNEETFKHIYAQFFPHGDASMYAHYLFNAFDTTNNGSIKFKDFVMGLSILLRGTLREKLEWTFHLYDINRDGYINREEMTEIVRAIYDMMGKYTYPALKGDVPQQHVDAFFQKMDKNKDGVVTLEEFIVACQEDETMMRSMQLFENVM from the exons ATGGGTGCAGTGGTGGGCACTTTGACCATGCAAACCAAGCAGAGGAGACCATCCAGAG ataaaacagatgatGAGCTTGAGATGACTATGGTGTGCCACAGACCTGAAGGTCTTGAGCAATTGGAAGCCCAGACTAATTTCACCAAACAGGAACTACAAATCCTTTACCGCGGCTTCAAAAAT gaatgtCCAAGTGGAGTTGTAAATGAGGAGACTTTTAAACATATTTATGCACAGTTTTTCCCTCATGGAG ATGCAAGTATGTATGCGCATTATCTTTTTAATGCATTTGATACCACAAACAATGGCTCCATTAAGTTTAAG GACTTTGTAATGGGATTGTCCATACTGCTGCGGGGAACACTGAGGGAAAAGCTGGAGTGGACTTTTCACCTATATGACATCAATCGAGACGGATACATAAACAGAGAG GAAATGACTGAGATTGTGAGGGCCATTTATGACATGATGGGCAAATACACCTACCCAGCGCTAAAGGGAGACGTCCCACAGCAGCATGTGGATGCCTTTTTTCAG aaaatggacaaaaacaaagaTGGTGTGGTGACTTTGGAGGAATTTATTGTCGCCTGTCAAGAG gATGAAACCATGATGAGATCCATGCAGCTCTTTGAAAATGTGATGTAG